In Ruminococcaceae bacterium BL-4, one DNA window encodes the following:
- the exoA gene encoding apurinic/apyrimidinic endonuclease (Evidence 2a : Function from experimental evidences in other organisms; PubMedId : 10540738, 16237020, 18203828, 21441501, 24244006, 24914186, 30726292; Product type e : enzyme), with the protein MKFLSWNVNGLRACLQKGFLEFLKESNADTICLQETKMQPEQADFKLPGYTRYWNSALRKGYSGTAIFTKNLPISVQYDIDDPDHMGEGRSITLEYPEYYLVTVYTPNSQDELKRLPYRMEWEDAFRTYLMKLDQKKPVIVCGDMNVAHEEIDLKNPKPNQGHAGFSDQEREKFTQLLESGFVDTFRRLHPEAIGAYSWWSYRFRAREHNAGWRIDYFLVSERFFSHVQNSEILSEVMGSDHCPIELDFE; encoded by the coding sequence ATGAAGTTTCTTTCCTGGAATGTAAATGGCTTGCGCGCTTGCCTACAAAAAGGGTTTCTGGAATTTTTGAAAGAATCAAACGCGGATACGATTTGTTTGCAAGAGACAAAAATGCAGCCGGAACAAGCAGATTTCAAATTACCCGGATACACCCGTTATTGGAATTCTGCCCTTAGAAAAGGATATTCCGGTACCGCAATTTTTACGAAAAATTTGCCGATTAGTGTTCAGTATGATATTGATGATCCTGACCATATGGGAGAAGGGCGTTCAATAACCCTGGAATATCCGGAATATTACCTGGTAACTGTTTATACGCCAAATTCTCAGGATGAATTAAAGCGCTTGCCTTATAGAATGGAATGGGAAGATGCATTTCGTACTTATCTAATGAAGCTGGATCAAAAAAAGCCGGTGATTGTCTGCGGCGATATGAATGTAGCGCATGAGGAAATCGATCTAAAAAATCCAAAGCCAAACCAAGGTCATGCTGGTTTTTCAGATCAAGAGAGGGAAAAATTTACGCAGCTTCTTGAGAGCGGATTCGTGGATACATTTCGGCGGCTTCATCCAGAAGCAATCGGTGCATATAGTTGGTGGAGTTATCGATTCCGTGCACGAGAGCATAATGCGGGATGGCGGATTGACTATTTCTTGGTTTCTGAGCGTTTTTTTTCACATGTTCAGAACAGTGAAATCCTCAGTGAAGTGATGGGGAGCGATCACTGTCCGATAGAACTCGATTTTGAATGA
- the yrbC gene encoding putative factor regulating gene expression (Evidence 3 : Putative function from multiple computational evidences; PubMedId : 12060744, 18641136, 20647113; Product type f : factor) → MSGHSKWNNIKRKKEKTDGAKAKVFTKIGRELSVAVKEGGGPDPNSNSKLKDCIAKAKAANVPNDNIERIIKKAAGEGNEHQFETINYEGYGPNGVAVIVEALTDNRNRTAADVRHAFDKFGGNLGTTGCVSFLFEKKGLLIIEREDRDEDHVMEDALEAGASDFQADEDVFEIYTEPEDFSGILDDLSAKGYEFETAEIEMIPSTYVKLPDAEAEQKMQKLLDSLEDNDDVQNVWNNWESSEVSDEE, encoded by the coding sequence ATGTCAGGCCATTCAAAATGGAATAATATTAAGCGCAAAAAAGAGAAAACCGATGGCGCAAAGGCAAAAGTCTTTACTAAAATCGGCCGTGAATTATCAGTTGCAGTAAAAGAGGGCGGCGGACCAGACCCCAACAGCAATTCTAAGCTGAAAGATTGTATCGCAAAGGCCAAAGCAGCCAATGTCCCAAATGATAATATTGAGCGTATCATTAAAAAAGCTGCTGGTGAAGGGAACGAACATCAATTTGAAACCATTAATTATGAAGGATATGGACCAAATGGCGTTGCTGTTATTGTAGAAGCGTTGACAGATAATAGAAATCGTACGGCGGCTGATGTCCGACACGCATTTGATAAATTTGGCGGAAATCTGGGAACAACCGGATGTGTTTCGTTCTTATTTGAGAAAAAAGGGCTGCTCATTATTGAGCGTGAAGACCGCGATGAAGATCACGTTATGGAAGATGCACTTGAGGCGGGAGCTTCTGATTTTCAGGCGGATGAAGATGTCTTTGAAATTTATACTGAGCCAGAAGACTTTTCTGGGATTTTAGATGATCTTTCTGCAAAGGGATATGAATTTGAAACTGCGGAAATTGAAATGATTCCGAGTACTTATGTGAAGCTTCCGGATGCAGAAGCGGAGCAAAAAATGCAGAAGCTCTTGGATAGTCTGGAAGATAATGATGACGTCCAAAACGTATGGAATAACTGGGAAAGTTCCGAAGTTAGTGATGAAGAATAA
- a CDS encoding 2-hydroxyglutaryl-CoA dehydratase → MAELKYTDTGRLLFTKEMKKDYTLLCPMMLPIHFSLFIDVFRNCGYKVELLQNDGPAIVQEGLKYVHNDTCYPALLVIGQFIDALHSGKYDLDHTALIITQTGGGCRASNYIHLLRKALHKAGMDQIPVVSLNLSRLESNPGFSITLSMLRKVIAAVAYGDALMALRNQTKPYETHVGDSEALVKDWVDELCSQFKRGKGLGLKAEKENLLKIVHDFAKIPTQAVRKIRVGIVGEIYVKYAAFANNHLEDFLFDQGCEVNVPGLLNFAIFKVDNRLEDIKLYGGNPFKFGAVSVLFDYLTKMQNILTEAFQSEPKFEAPTPYAKVKELTNGVIGYGDKMGEGWLLTGEMLELCETGYENIVCAQPFGCLPNHICGKGMIHRIKTLRPESNIVPIDYDPSATMVNQENRIKLMLAVARENLQKKAVQSDKKD, encoded by the coding sequence ATGGCAGAACTGAAATATACTGATACCGGACGTTTACTCTTTACAAAAGAGATGAAAAAAGATTATACCCTTCTTTGTCCGATGATGCTCCCGATTCATTTTTCCCTTTTCATAGATGTTTTCCGCAACTGCGGATATAAAGTGGAATTGCTGCAAAATGATGGGCCTGCGATTGTTCAGGAAGGGCTCAAATACGTTCACAATGATACCTGTTACCCGGCACTTCTTGTGATCGGACAATTTATAGACGCTCTTCACTCGGGAAAATATGATCTCGACCACACCGCCCTGATCATTACACAGACCGGCGGCGGCTGCCGTGCAAGCAATTACATTCACTTGTTGCGCAAAGCGCTTCATAAAGCTGGGATGGATCAAATCCCAGTTGTAAGCTTAAATCTTTCCCGTTTGGAATCTAATCCCGGCTTTTCCATTACTCTAAGTATGCTGCGAAAAGTAATCGCTGCCGTCGCCTATGGAGATGCTTTGATGGCACTGCGTAACCAAACCAAGCCTTACGAAACACACGTTGGCGACAGTGAGGCACTCGTAAAAGATTGGGTTGATGAACTTTGTTCCCAATTTAAACGCGGAAAAGGATTGGGCTTAAAGGCAGAAAAAGAAAACCTACTCAAAATCGTTCATGATTTTGCTAAAATCCCAACTCAAGCGGTTCGAAAAATTCGGGTCGGTATCGTTGGGGAAATCTACGTAAAATATGCAGCCTTTGCAAATAACCATCTTGAGGATTTTCTTTTCGATCAGGGTTGCGAAGTAAACGTTCCGGGCCTTTTGAATTTTGCAATTTTTAAGGTTGATAACCGCTTGGAAGATATTAAACTTTATGGCGGAAATCCATTTAAGTTTGGTGCGGTCAGCGTTTTATTTGATTATCTGACAAAAATGCAGAATATTTTGACAGAAGCTTTTCAAAGCGAGCCCAAATTTGAAGCACCCACCCCATACGCTAAAGTAAAAGAATTAACGAACGGCGTGATTGGTTATGGGGATAAGATGGGCGAAGGATGGCTCTTGACCGGCGAAATGCTGGAGCTCTGCGAAACAGGTTATGAAAATATCGTCTGCGCACAGCCCTTTGGCTGTCTTCCCAATCATATCTGCGGAAAAGGAATGATTCACCGAATCAAAACGCTGCGGCCAGAAAGCAACATTGTTCCGATCGATTACGATCCTAGCGCAACTATGGTCAATCAAGAAAACCGTATCAAGTTAATGCTGGCAGTGGCTCGTGAAAACCTGCAGAAAAAAGCTGTGCAATCTGACAAAAAAGATTAA
- a CDS encoding Metallo-beta-lactamase family protein, RNA-specific — protein MKLNFYGADKEVTGSCHCLTVGDKTILIDCGLQQGADVTDNAKLPFAANKVDYVLVTHAHIDHSGRLPLLVKQGFQGKICATGKTCELLSIMLRDSAHIQEMDAEYESRKGKRAGKAPVEPLYTVKDAEDTLKYLTPYSYGEMIDLCEGVKIRFVDAGHLLGSSSIEVWATENNITKKIVFSGDIGNIDIPIIRNPTYITEADYVLMESTYGDREHEHIDDYTKAFADIIDNTLSNHGNVVIPSFAVGRTQELLYAIREIKERHLTPKNPSFPVYVDSPLATEATKIYSGDLHGYADEETAQLIDHGFEPISFPNLHMTESVEESKSLNTDGVPKVILSSSGMCEAGRIRHHLKHNLWRPECSIIFVGFQANGTLGRILLDGIDFVKLFGEQIAVKAHIFNFRMLSGHADHTGLLRWIKAYQPAPKKVFVVHGEQKCCEGFTEELKHYGFDAYAPNFNACYDLLSDRVLDYGMEAQVLHPKKVALSGRQPSPIYARLVAAQHRLEDVIRHNEGGANKDLTRFTNELMKLCEKWDR, from the coding sequence ATGAAGTTGAATTTTTACGGTGCTGATAAAGAGGTAACAGGTAGCTGTCATTGTCTTACGGTGGGGGACAAGACAATTTTGATTGACTGCGGACTGCAGCAGGGAGCGGATGTAACAGATAACGCAAAGCTGCCGTTTGCTGCAAATAAAGTGGATTATGTTCTCGTTACCCATGCCCATATTGATCATTCGGGCCGATTGCCGCTTTTGGTCAAGCAGGGATTTCAAGGAAAAATTTGTGCAACGGGGAAAACTTGTGAGCTTCTTTCTATCATGCTGCGAGACAGTGCGCATATTCAAGAGATGGATGCAGAATATGAATCTCGTAAGGGAAAACGAGCAGGCAAAGCGCCTGTAGAGCCGCTTTATACCGTAAAGGATGCAGAAGATACCTTAAAGTATCTTACTCCGTATTCATATGGAGAGATGATTGATCTCTGTGAAGGAGTAAAAATTCGTTTTGTAGATGCAGGACATCTTTTAGGCAGTTCCAGCATTGAAGTTTGGGCCACGGAAAATAATATCACAAAAAAGATTGTATTTTCAGGTGATATTGGGAACATTGATATTCCGATTATTAGAAATCCAACCTACATTACCGAAGCGGATTATGTTCTTATGGAATCCACTTATGGAGATCGGGAACATGAGCATATAGATGATTATACCAAAGCTTTTGCCGATATTATTGATAATACTCTGTCAAATCACGGGAATGTAGTGATTCCATCCTTTGCAGTAGGACGTACGCAGGAGCTGCTTTATGCAATACGGGAAATCAAAGAACGTCATCTAACGCCTAAAAATCCAAGTTTTCCGGTTTATGTGGATTCTCCTCTTGCAACTGAAGCTACAAAAATTTATAGCGGAGATCTCCACGGTTATGCAGATGAGGAGACTGCCCAATTGATTGATCATGGTTTTGAACCGATTTCTTTTCCAAACCTCCATATGACAGAAAGTGTGGAAGAATCCAAATCACTCAATACGGACGGCGTCCCGAAAGTAATCCTTTCTTCCAGCGGTATGTGTGAAGCTGGAAGAATTCGTCATCATTTAAAGCATAATCTCTGGCGGCCGGAGTGCTCCATCATCTTTGTTGGGTTTCAGGCGAATGGAACCCTTGGAAGAATCCTTTTGGACGGAATTGATTTTGTAAAACTATTTGGCGAACAGATTGCGGTTAAAGCACATATTTTTAATTTTCGCATGCTGTCAGGACATGCAGATCATACTGGACTATTACGTTGGATTAAAGCTTATCAGCCGGCGCCTAAAAAAGTCTTTGTTGTCCACGGAGAGCAGAAATGCTGTGAAGGATTTACAGAAGAACTGAAGCATTATGGATTCGATGCCTATGCGCCGAATTTTAATGCCTGCTATGATTTGCTTTCGGATCGTGTGTTGGATTATGGAATGGAAGCACAAGTTTTGCATCCCAAAAAGGTGGCGCTTTCCGGCAGGCAGCCTTCACCTATTTATGCGCGGTTGGTGGCGGCTCAACATCGCCTGGAAGACGTTATTCGGCATAATGAGGGAGGGGCCAATAAAGATTTGACCCGGTTTACAAATGAACTTATGAAACTCTGTGAAAAGTGGGATCGCTGA
- the mscL gene encoding large conductance mechanosensitive channel protein (Evidence 2a : Function from experimental evidences in other organisms; PubMedId : 12948773, 15063854, 15165739, 16897034, 22685134, 22720735; Product type t : transporter) produces the protein MKKFIQEFKDFSMRGNVMDMAVGVVIGTAFSAIITSLVKDIIMPLLGLLTGGLDLSNLSVTLLGKAVLTYGSFIQNIFNFLMISLSIFLMVKFANKVSSLRQKQNEQKEKVLEPSKEELLLTEIRDLLKKQSEK, from the coding sequence ATGAAAAAATTCATTCAGGAGTTTAAAGACTTTTCCATGCGCGGCAACGTTATGGATATGGCTGTCGGCGTTGTAATAGGCACTGCTTTCAGCGCAATTATCACTTCCCTTGTAAAAGACATCATTATGCCCCTGCTTGGCCTTTTAACCGGAGGCCTTGATCTTTCCAATCTGTCTGTCACCTTACTCGGAAAAGCCGTACTGACTTATGGTTCTTTTATTCAAAATATCTTTAACTTTTTGATGATTTCTCTTTCGATTTTCCTAATGGTGAAATTTGCAAACAAAGTCAGCAGCCTTCGTCAGAAACAAAATGAGCAAAAAGAAAAAGTTTTAGAACCTTCAAAAGAAGAATTGCTTTTAACTGAAATTCGTGATCTATTAAAAAAGCAATCAGAAAAATAA
- a CDS encoding Serine/threonine kinase, whose translation MADYDRLCMACMEETDEAEECPHCGFSLAELQLPDALPYRTILKDQYLVGRAMRKNGEGILYIGLDLKTKEKVEIREFFPQTLALRNSDGLKINPQEELKEVFQKDRKTFLENQQALLRFHTQPAMAHIEDVFEENGTVYAVAPWMNAITLRYFVKRSGGSLSWNEARQLFMPVLMVLSTLHAVGISHLGISPDTLFILPNGSMILGDFCIEQVWHFGTELQDSLVSGCAALEQCEGTAALKESTDVYGFASSLFFALTGSFPKNALARKEDPRLLIPSSILQNIPPHVVTSLANALQVSAEKRTPTFERMRAELSASPTITATIEETESLRRIPSPIPAQKEEIAEKSPEEGHDLKEETSQESQRIQPSRPSRSPQVHKNIGHKSKKKIPMFVWVILVCAVLLIIVTVVAVVRMSFSNNKGQQQTTVPQTSEVGTADSEITSEVSSTVAEQITVPNLVNKKYEDYQQSSSDADYQVAVSKHEYSDTVEAGYIISQTPTAGEKMVKGTAISVIVSDGNALITLPDLAGLTAQEAVSALKSRGFTSVQQENGHSEYVGIGQVYGYKNQNAGDKMAANSTITILINANSSSNG comes from the coding sequence ATGGCGGATTATGACAGGCTGTGTATGGCCTGCATGGAAGAGACCGATGAAGCTGAAGAATGCCCGCATTGTGGATTTTCTTTAGCTGAGTTGCAGCTTCCTGATGCTCTTCCATATCGAACAATATTGAAAGATCAGTATTTGGTCGGCCGCGCAATGCGTAAAAATGGAGAAGGAATTCTATATATTGGTCTCGATTTAAAAACAAAAGAAAAAGTAGAGATTAGGGAGTTCTTTCCGCAGACTTTGGCGCTGCGCAATTCTGATGGATTAAAAATCAATCCGCAGGAAGAACTGAAAGAAGTTTTCCAAAAGGATCGAAAGACCTTTTTAGAAAATCAGCAGGCTTTGCTGCGTTTTCATACCCAGCCTGCAATGGCACATATTGAAGATGTGTTTGAGGAAAATGGAACTGTCTATGCAGTAGCTCCATGGATGAATGCAATTACATTGCGCTATTTTGTAAAGCGCAGCGGGGGTTCTTTAAGCTGGAATGAGGCAAGACAGCTTTTTATGCCAGTTTTAATGGTGCTTTCTACCTTGCATGCAGTTGGAATTTCTCATTTAGGAATCTCTCCGGATACACTGTTTATTTTGCCGAATGGAAGTATGATCCTGGGGGATTTTTGTATTGAACAGGTATGGCATTTTGGGACAGAACTTCAGGATTCATTGGTATCAGGGTGTGCTGCATTGGAACAATGCGAAGGAACAGCAGCGCTCAAAGAATCAACAGATGTCTATGGCTTTGCGTCGTCCCTTTTCTTTGCATTAACAGGTAGTTTTCCAAAAAATGCTTTGGCAAGAAAAGAGGATCCTAGACTTTTAATTCCATCTTCAATCCTTCAAAATATTCCTCCGCATGTTGTAACTTCATTAGCAAATGCACTACAGGTTTCTGCGGAAAAAAGGACGCCTACATTTGAGCGTATGAGAGCAGAGCTGTCAGCTTCTCCTACCATTACGGCGACAATCGAAGAGACAGAAAGTTTGCGGCGGATTCCGAGCCCGATTCCTGCTCAAAAAGAGGAAATAGCAGAAAAGAGTCCGGAAGAGGGACATGATTTAAAAGAAGAAACTTCTCAGGAATCTCAACGGATTCAGCCTTCTCGGCCATCTCGGTCGCCGCAGGTTCATAAGAATATAGGGCATAAAAGCAAAAAGAAAATTCCTATGTTTGTATGGGTTATTTTAGTATGTGCTGTTTTGCTCATTATTGTAACAGTGGTTGCCGTTGTCCGGATGTCTTTTAGTAATAATAAAGGTCAGCAGCAGACGACTGTCCCTCAGACGTCTGAAGTAGGAACTGCTGACTCAGAGATAACTTCTGAAGTGAGTTCTACAGTAGCGGAACAAATTACGGTTCCGAATCTTGTAAACAAAAAATATGAGGACTATCAGCAATCTTCTTCGGATGCTGATTATCAGGTAGCTGTTTCGAAGCATGAATACAGTGATACGGTGGAGGCAGGATATATTATTTCGCAAACGCCGACAGCTGGAGAGAAAATGGTAAAAGGAACAGCTATTTCGGTGATTGTAAGTGATGGGAATGCGCTTATAACGTTGCCGGATCTTGCGGGACTAACCGCACAAGAAGCAGTGAGCGCATTGAAATCACGTGGATTTACCTCTGTACAGCAGGAAAATGGGCATAGTGAATATGTAGGAATTGGACAGGTTTATGGTTATAAAAATCAGAATGCCGGAGACAAAATGGCGGCCAATTCAACAATCACAATTTTGATCAATGCAAATTCTTCTTCAAATGGTTAA
- the rpsR gene encoding ribosomal protein S18 (Evidence 2a : Function from experimental evidences in other organisms; PubMedId : 12682299, 14762004, 22720735, 24310371; Product type s : structure): protein MADRERSEGGRRYGGRKGRRKVCSFCVDKVDSIDYKDVAKLRRFISERAKILPRRATGTCARHQRELTTAIKRARHLALLPFSSD from the coding sequence ATGGCCGATAGAGAAAGAAGTGAAGGCGGTCGCCGATATGGTGGTCGTAAAGGTCGTAGAAAGGTTTGCAGCTTTTGCGTCGATAAAGTAGACTCCATCGATTATAAAGATGTTGCAAAGCTTCGCCGCTTTATTTCTGAGCGTGCGAAAATTCTGCCTCGCAGAGCGACTGGAACCTGTGCACGTCATCAGCGTGAATTGACCACCGCAATTAAGCGTGCGCGTCATCTTGCGCTTTTGCCGTTCAGCAGCGACTAA
- a CDS encoding protein of unknown function (Evidence 5 : Unknown function) has protein sequence MSKFDGQPDRTFGDPVPYKEPHVVRKEHEIPKTDRPIRKDAYPVIDTDLGRDNLENDMPEADLQDL, from the coding sequence ATGAGCAAATTTGATGGACAACCAGATCGTACTTTTGGTGACCCTGTTCCATATAAAGAACCCCATGTGGTACGAAAGGAACACGAAATCCCCAAAACCGACCGTCCTATTCGTAAAGATGCTTATCCGGTAATTGATACCGATCTCGGAAGGGACAATCTTGAAAATGATATGCCAGAAGCTGATCTTCAGGATCTATGA
- a CDS encoding 2-hydroxyglutaryl-CoA dehydratase → MKIGLDVGSTTIKCVVLDDQNKIIYQSYERHYSQITEKMTELLTKVRDTILKGSPAQLTVSGSAGMGISQTCNLPFVQEVYATRIATGKLLPETDCIIELGGEDAKILFLTGGMEVRMNGSCAGGTGAFIDQMATLLNISLDEMDQLSAQYEKIYTIASRCGVFAKSDIQPLLNQGARKSDLCASIFAAVANQTIAGLAQGRPITGNVLYLGGPLTFLSGLRRAFDTALRTTGTCPENSLYFVALGAAYSSEIETDLDTALKNIKEYGSSGNFRSIPPLFKDKEEYQEFLERHNSCKAPRGDLLTYDGSAFLGVDAGSTTIKAVLLGKDGEILDSTYQSNSGNPVPVVREYLLSLYQKKPDLKIVSSAVTGYGEELLKNAFGLDYGIVETIAHFTAAKCFMPDVDFVIDIGGQDMKCFKIRRGAIDNIFLNEACSSGCGSFLQTFANTLGYKIADFAKLGLFAKHPVDLGSRCTVFMNSQVKQAQKDGATTADISAGLSVSVVKNAIYKVIRAASAEELGRKIVVQGGTFLNDAVLRVFENELGVEVVRPDVSGLMGAYGAAIYAIKKQKKSPHQTSLISLAELNDFKHEVKVTNCGLCSNHCRLTINIFGNNRRFIGGNRCERPITKKSGSNDLDLYAYKLKKLRSYAPVPGPRGKIGIPMGLNFYELLPFWHAFFTTLGFEVVLSPLSSRELYIRGQSTIPSDTVCFPAKLTHGHVLSLLDQGIDHIFYPCMSYNFDEKLGDNHYNCPVVAYYPEVINANTVALQGKTFIHDYVGIHRRHDFPKKMHKILEKYYSGITLREVKKASDAAYDAYNAYLADIREKGNEIIKEARKEKKPIIVLSGRPYHLDPEINHGIDKLIISLGAAVISEDVVSCLVKRFHTGVLNQWTYHARLYAAAKYVSSQKDMNLVQLVSFGCGVDAITTDEVRSILEANDKIYTQIKIDEITNLGAVKIRLRSLFAALDQ, encoded by the coding sequence ATGAAAATTGGCCTCGATGTCGGCTCTACAACGATAAAATGCGTTGTTTTAGACGATCAAAATAAAATAATTTATCAATCATACGAACGGCATTATTCCCAGATTACAGAAAAGATGACTGAACTTCTTACAAAAGTAAGAGATACCATCTTAAAAGGAAGCCCAGCCCAGCTCACCGTTTCCGGCTCTGCTGGAATGGGAATTTCACAAACCTGTAATCTTCCTTTCGTACAGGAAGTCTATGCCACCCGTATCGCTACAGGAAAGCTTCTTCCTGAAACCGACTGTATTATTGAGCTCGGCGGAGAAGATGCAAAGATTCTGTTTCTGACCGGCGGCATGGAAGTACGGATGAACGGCTCCTGCGCAGGAGGTACCGGCGCATTTATTGACCAGATGGCAACCTTATTAAACATCTCTCTCGACGAAATGGATCAGCTGTCTGCTCAATATGAAAAGATTTATACAATCGCATCCCGCTGCGGCGTTTTTGCCAAAAGCGATATTCAGCCGCTGCTTAATCAAGGTGCACGGAAAAGTGATCTTTGTGCCAGCATTTTTGCAGCTGTTGCCAACCAGACGATTGCCGGCCTTGCACAGGGGCGTCCGATCACTGGAAATGTGCTTTACCTTGGAGGTCCGCTTACTTTTCTCTCCGGGTTACGTCGCGCTTTCGATACCGCGCTAAGAACAACCGGAACCTGCCCGGAAAACAGTCTATACTTTGTTGCGCTTGGCGCTGCTTACAGCAGTGAAATTGAAACAGACTTAGATACAGCGCTCAAAAATATTAAGGAATATGGATCCAGTGGAAATTTCCGCAGTATTCCCCCTCTTTTTAAAGACAAAGAGGAATATCAGGAGTTTTTGGAACGTCATAATTCCTGCAAAGCACCCAGAGGAGATCTTCTCACATATGATGGCTCTGCATTTTTAGGGGTCGATGCCGGTTCTACAACGATCAAAGCGGTTCTTCTCGGCAAAGACGGTGAAATTCTTGACAGCACCTATCAAAGTAATAGTGGGAATCCGGTGCCAGTCGTACGGGAATATCTGCTCTCTCTTTATCAAAAAAAGCCGGACCTAAAGATCGTTTCCAGCGCTGTAACCGGTTACGGCGAGGAGCTGCTCAAAAATGCTTTTGGACTCGATTATGGTATTGTAGAAACCATTGCGCATTTCACAGCCGCCAAATGCTTTATGCCCGATGTTGACTTTGTCATTGATATCGGCGGTCAGGACATGAAATGCTTTAAAATTCGTCGGGGGGCTATCGACAATATCTTCTTAAATGAAGCCTGCTCCTCTGGCTGCGGTTCTTTCCTGCAAACCTTTGCCAATACTCTCGGTTATAAAATTGCTGATTTCGCAAAATTGGGCCTTTTTGCAAAACATCCTGTTGATTTGGGAAGCCGCTGCACGGTTTTCATGAATAGTCAGGTAAAACAAGCTCAAAAAGATGGCGCAACCACAGCGGATATTTCTGCCGGGCTATCCGTAAGTGTCGTAAAAAATGCAATCTATAAAGTAATTCGTGCTGCTTCCGCCGAAGAGTTGGGCCGCAAAATCGTCGTTCAGGGAGGTACCTTCCTCAATGACGCCGTTTTAAGAGTCTTTGAAAATGAATTGGGCGTTGAAGTCGTCCGCCCTGATGTTTCCGGGCTAATGGGAGCCTATGGCGCTGCAATCTATGCAATCAAAAAACAAAAAAAGTCACCGCATCAAACTTCTTTGATTTCTCTCGCGGAACTAAATGATTTCAAGCACGAAGTTAAAGTGACAAACTGTGGACTGTGCAGTAATCACTGCCGTTTGACCATCAATATCTTTGGCAATAACCGCCGCTTCATTGGCGGAAATCGCTGTGAACGTCCGATCACCAAGAAAAGTGGAAGCAATGATTTAGATCTTTACGCTTATAAGCTTAAAAAGCTTCGCAGCTATGCGCCAGTCCCCGGTCCACGCGGAAAAATTGGGATTCCGATGGGACTTAATTTTTATGAATTGCTGCCTTTTTGGCATGCTTTCTTTACCACGCTGGGATTCGAAGTTGTACTCTCTCCCCTTTCAAGCAGAGAACTATATATTCGTGGCCAAAGCACCATTCCCAGTGACACTGTCTGCTTCCCTGCAAAGCTGACCCACGGGCATGTTCTAAGTCTGCTTGATCAGGGAATTGATCATATCTTTTATCCCTGCATGAGTTATAATTTTGATGAAAAACTTGGTGACAATCATTATAACTGTCCTGTCGTCGCCTATTATCCAGAAGTCATTAACGCCAACACCGTCGCGCTTCAGGGAAAAACTTTTATCCATGACTATGTCGGAATTCATAGGAGACATGATTTCCCCAAAAAGATGCATAAAATTCTTGAAAAATATTATTCGGGAATTACTCTGCGGGAAGTCAAAAAAGCTTCTGATGCTGCTTACGACGCTTATAATGCTTATCTTGCCGATATTCGCGAAAAAGGAAACGAAATCATCAAAGAAGCACGCAAGGAGAAAAAGCCAATTATCGTATTAAGTGGACGCCCCTATCATCTTGACCCTGAAATTAACCATGGGATCGATAAATTAATTATCTCCCTTGGAGCTGCCGTCATCAGCGAAGATGTCGTCAGTTGCCTAGTTAAGCGCTTCCACACAGGTGTTTTGAATCAGTGGACTTATCATGCCAGACTTTACGCTGCCGCTAAATACGTCAGCTCACAGAAAGATATGAATCTGGTTCAGTTGGTCTCCTTCGGCTGCGGCGTAGATGCCATCACAACAGATGAAGTCCGCAGCATTCTGGAAGCAAACGATAAGATCTATACGCAGATCAAAATTGACGAAATTACAAATTTGGGCGCCGTAAAAATTAGGCTTCGCAGCCTTTTTGCCGCCCTCGACCAGTGA
- a CDS encoding protein of unknown function (Evidence 5 : Unknown function), which translates to MFLGGIFACIIFYLNLSRLEQIRIILCHCEITVKYLIKKETPP; encoded by the coding sequence GTGTTTTTGGGGGGCATTTTTGCATGTATCATTTTTTATCTAAATTTGAGCCGTTTGGAACAAATCAGAATCATTCTATGCCACTGTGAAATAACTGTCAAGTATCTAATAAAAAAAGAAACACCCCCTTGA